The DNA sequence TTGTTCCCAGTCGACATCATGATTGAAGCTGTGCATATCTTCCGACCGCGAGAGGAACTCGTCTTGTATACGGTGCCGACGCTCGATCATGTCCCTCTCATCCTGTTTTTCCAGCATAAGTGATTCAGGATCGAGTCTCTCATGATCTCCCGGTGACTTGGAGCCCTCCTCCGCAATCTGGATCCTTCgcagttcttcttctgtAGCCATGGAATGCTCCATGAGCTCATCTACATCAATGCCAAGATGCTCTCTCATTAGGCGCATTCTTAGAGTGTGGGGGAACCGTCCGACGAGGTAAGGACGACCATTCATGCTGGACCAGATCATGTCTGTATCACGCACAACAGATGCAACCTCTGAGTCTCGCGATCCCAACATAGACCGTTCATTGATGTTTGCAGATCCAATGATTGCAGCTCgatcatcaacaatcatGCATTTAGCGTGGATGTAAAGCTGTTCAGTGACAAGTTGCTTCTGAGGGCCGATCTTGCCCCAAGCCCGCAGGCTGAAAAATTGGATATAATCTTCAGGCTCAATGCCCAAAGCTCGGAGTCGTCCGAATATAGATGTCTCTCCCCGGCAGATACTACGGTACTGACACATCATGATTAAACGGACACTTGTCCCGCCCTCACTGTCTACCGTATTCTGGAAACCTGGCATCAGTGGAATAACGATAACCGCACGCCATGCCTCTTTGTTCTTCGCAGCTCGAGTAATCCGCTCTACCAGAGCATCGCCTATCAGGTTCTCGATTTTCCTGCCGTCTATCTCACAGGTGCTCACAAAGAATTGGTTCTCGATATAGACGAAATGATCCGATTCTTCGATTAACTTGACATAGGCATTCATGATACTGTGCTCAGTGAGGTCCGACGTCCCAGTGGACCACGCGCTGCTCGATCGTAAGATCTGGACTTCACAAGTCCCGTCCAGGCCAAGAGCTTCCAAATCTGCTGCGTCAAAATCAGGCGGTGGAAGCAGGAATGGCGTGGGCCGAGTTGGTTTTCGCTGACGCAAGATATAGTTCCACCGTTGGACAAAATGGCGAGTGAGATCCCGAGCCGGTTGGCCGACAACATGCATTGATATATCGTGCCAGGGCATTCTGGGGATGACATTTCGATCATACATCTCTTCGTATGGTTTATCTAAATCATAGAAATCCTGAACACGTGGGTTCGAATAATCTTTGCCAGGCCAAAGCTGGCAGTGGTCAGCATCCTTGGGCCCATCTGAAGTTTCAAATCCTGTTGGTTTGTCATCCGTGAGAAGATGTTGTGGCGTATCCCACCTTCCAAAACAAAGATCGATACCTCCCACAAAAGCCAAGGTATGATCTATTATGCACAGCTTCTCATGATGTGCCCAGAAAAAAGTATTCTGTCGAAATTGATTTGGAGATCTCTGCACAAAGATGTTGGGATGCAGGTCAAGAAGGGAGAACTTGGAATATTCCGAGTCAATTGGGATGGCAGAGTTGATATTTCGATACATGATGACGAATATCTTGACGCCTTCGCGGGCTTTTCGCTGGAGAAGGCGGTCTAAGCGCCACTTCTGGCTGATTGCAGCTGGTCGCCGCATATAAAGCTCAGGACTAAGCCACCAGTCGTGAATGTATATGACATCTTTGGCCTGGTTGATCGCCCGTGATACCATCCACATGTGATCCCGAGCATCAACCAGCCACTGAGCGAAGCAATGGCGGCGCACCGGAGCAAAACTTTCAAACCTATTTGGCCTTGCCCAAGGGGTATTGTTGACCATAAACCGAATAGAATCTTCAAACTGATGAAGTTGGCGCTCGTTTCTGGCCAAGAGCTTGAGTTTCCGCTCTGAATTTTCAAGCCTCAGGGTGTGATGTTGCGGATGCCTAGCCGACTCTTTTGCCGACTTTGCAAGTTCCTTCGCTTTCTGATTTCGAATACTGATCTTCTGAGTTTGCAGCTTGAAAAATGGATCTATCAAGAAAACATCGTAGATATTCATTGCCTCGGGAGAGTCGACGCAAACGACGTAGCTATGTCTGACTAGGAACCACTTTGGTGAATGACGGTTTTTTACCATGGTAGGAGTCAAGGCCCTTCGGAAATCCAGACCTTTCGAGGATTGTATAATCAAATACCCCTCTTTGCCATGGTAGCTCCCTTCAGCAGCAAGGCGCACACCCAAGGCCGACAACTCCAGGAATTTACACAGACGATTGCTATCAGGTTTAAAGATAAGGAACCGAATCAGTTTTTGTAGATAAGATTCgagtttttttctttgtctctccGGATAactctctttcttgctcGGTCCTGCGTCCGCTGCGCCTGAGGCTCCAGCAGCATTTTCTGTATCGGGGTTCGTTACAGTCGACTGTCGACGGGATATATTACCGGACGATCGCCGCCGTGACTGCTGCCTCTTCCCAGCTCTTTCATTGCCACTTGTCGCCTCGGCTGCAGTTTCGTAGCCaccgtcatcttcttcgtcctccatGTCGCTTTCTAAGCCCCGAACACCCCGTAGGTAAGGAAATGCACTTCGAGGGAAACGTGGAAGATTATGTGCGCCTTCGGTATTTCGCAATTGAATATACTTCTGCGTTCCAAAATGCAATTTGTACTTCAGATGAAGATTTGCGAAATCTCTCAGCGTCCGATGAATGATCCACTTCATCCGGGTCATGCCGCTGCCATATTCGAGTTCAATCCTAAAAACAAGGTGGCGATCTCCGGAATGAGAATCGATTCTACTATCCGTTACTCGAACCTtcagctgctcaagaagaatcGGAATGCGTTTGCTGCCGTGCTCATCGCGTTGAAACATGCTAGCGAGAATTAGGGCGGCCGGTACCCCCGAGGTCAACTCGGCTAGCAGTTCGGCCGACTTCGCATGGTCAACTGTGTTGTCGGTCTTACGTCGCTGTCCAATCAGCTTCAATCCAGCCTTGATTTGCCGCCATCGTTGAGCGCTGAGGCTAGAGCCACGTTCGGCTCGATGGCGCCTCCAGGGCGCGCCGAGACCCTCAACGTTTTCCGACGGCCCTGCCATGCCAGTAAACCGCCTTAAATTGCTAGGACGTCTCTCATCCTGATTCGGTTGTGAGTCAATTGGCCGCCCCCCGGAATTAAGCGCACGAGTGTTGGCAAGCCAGGCGCTTCTCCGCCGCCAAGCGTTATCGCGATTAAGACGATCCCGgccctcatcctctgacACTCCCTCACGTTGCTGCGCGTAGTCTCCATTATTTCGTCGTGGAAAGAAGTTCGTACGATAGTTTTCAAAGGGGCCGAATGAGCTAGGCAGGTGAAAGGATGGCCGACCCGAGGCTTTCGGTGTGTTCGGTTCTGTTTGAGGTGTAGAATCGTTTTCTTGTCGACGACGcagctgcttcttcttcttctgctgctgctgctgctgctgctgttgccgaCCTTGTTGTTCTCCCGCGCTCTCTTCAGCATCGGCATCAATATCGctcccttcctcttctagcGTGTTGGGGAAACGGAACTCCCCCCTTTCCGAGCCTGGGGTGGTGAGATCATGGTTAGCGTGTCTAGAATCCCCGATAGTCGCAGCACTAGCTGAGCGGGAATGGGAGACGAATGAGGGGGAGGCTGCAAATGCTTTGAGCTTGCCGAAAATCGATTGTTTTCCCTTCAGATCCGCGTCAACATCATCCCCTGCTACGGAAGAAGGTCTTGACCGGGCAAATTCAGCAGGAGGATCGTTCTCAATGAATTCACCTGTAAACTGAACACTTGGGCGCCGCGACGATAGCCCATGATGGGATGTCTGTGATTCTTGGCTCATGGCCTTCTGCTTGTTGTCGAGCGACTCATTCGGCCGTCGAGGATGCAAAGATGCTAGTTTAGCTCTGGGAAAGCCATCCCATAATTCCCATGAGCCATCTGTCTCCCCTACATGTGATTTGCCGCCATTTTCATCGGTGATAATATTCGCTACCCGCTGATTTTCCTCGACAGTAGCCTCCGCCTTTTCCCGATTATCTGAAGGCGAATACTCAGTGCCAGTGGTGCcagttggagaagggaaaggtgAGGACAGCCTTGGGCCATTGGATAGAGCAAGTGGCTCTGGCTTTCCGGGGGTGAGCCGATCAGAGGGGTTTTCAGGAACCCTCATTTCTGAGGGATGGACCGTAGATTCGGTCATAGTGCGTTCTAAGGACAAGGCGATGTTAGTTCACTACGGAAGGAGTCAGGGGCAGTACAATGAGCCTACATAAGGATCAATATGATCCTGTCAAGATTGATCATGAAAACCTCACAATGAAGTCATTCTAACGCTGTCCGAATGCGTGATTATATCTTGAACAATAAGCCTAGGGGGAAACTGTCAAGCTGGGCCGTTAGAACCCAAAGAAGCGTTCGTGTTGAGACACAAATACTAGTCCCGAGCCGCAGTGGAGTTCGACCCATAATTAATCCCAATTCCGACTTGGAGACAGAGGGACCCGCTTTAGCGTGGGAActtgggaaggggaaagtcCGAATGCCAAAGGCGCAGTTGATCTTTGGTTATAAGGAAATTGTGATCATTTTCTAGagaatttctttctttgattattgaatgaaaaagagaggcCCTCTGACTGCACGAACAGTCCGTGAGCGGGTGGTTGAAAAGTAAGAGAAGGTTAAGAGGGGGTAAACTTTCCAGACTTGATAATCGTACGTTCATGGTTGAAAGACTGTTTGGGATAAACAAGCGGGACACCTTGTGGCTGGTGAAGAGAAACAGCCACTGGCTGTGCTCCGATTTCTACCTAGGTCCtaggtacggagtatactgAAAGTTCTTGGCTTTGAACTCCGCAATAGCAACTTAGGATATAAGGCTAACATCTCCTCGACTGTTGCTCCTCAACCTTGGCACTTAACTTCTTGTTATTCCTCTACCTTGTCAACCCGCCTTCACAGATCATAAGCAATAGAAATAAAGTACAGGcataaagagagagagaaatggcAGACCCTCTTAAACCTTTGGATGCCGCACCCCGCACGAACCCATCACCCATATCGCAAAAGACATATCCGGTCGCAGGAATACTTACTACGGTATTTGGTTTAAATGAGTTACCCGCCCAAGCTTCAGAGGTTGCGTGCCTCTGGTTGTTGCACCCCCGACTAGCGACTCAGGAACGGATGACGGGAATTGCTACAGCAGCCATCACGGACTGGAATAACCGAATCAAGACCAGCTATACCAATGATAGCCAATCTGTAAAAGGCCTAATTGCCGTCGCATTTGATCAACGAAACCACGGCACGAGGCTGGTTGATCCCACCGGAAATGAGGCATGGAAACAAGGCAACCCTCGTCATGCGCAGGACATGTTTTCCATCTTTCGTGAGTGCTCCGCATTTTCAGAATGAAGGTTCCCACTTCTGATTTATTCGGAACTTAGAGGGCACTGCACGGGATGTTTCCCTTTTGATCGATTATCTCCCATCTTTCGTGTTTCCTCAATCCGAGTACAAGATCACCCAAAACCTCGTACTTGGTGTTTCCCTGGGTGGACATGCAGCGTGGAGCTGTATCCTACACGAGCCGCGTATTACTGCCGGCGTGATTATCATTGGTTGTCCTGACTATGTAAATCTCATGGCTGATCGTGCGAGACTGTCGAAACTCCCAGCATGGACAAGCAGTAACCCGCCAGGCTCCCAGTTCTTGGGTTCTGAGGCGTTTCCTGTGTCTCTCCTAGACACCGTCCGTAAATATGACCCAGCCAGTCTGTTCTTGAGCTAtatggatatgaagaagagTGTTGAGCCTCTGCGGAACTGTACCTTGCCGGAGCCgaccgagaaagagaagcaggCTCTGCAGCCGCTGTTGGCCCGCTGCTTAGCAGGCAAAAGAATACTTAATCTTTCCGGCGGTATAGATAAACTAG is a window from the Aspergillus oryzae RIB40 DNA, chromosome 6 genome containing:
- a CDS encoding uncharacterized protein (predicted protein), whose protein sequence is MADPLKPLDAAPRTNPSPISQKTYPVAGILTTVFGLNELPAQASEVACLWLLHPRLATQERMTGIATAAITDWNNRIKTSYTNDSQSVKGLIAVAFDQRNHGTRLVDPTGNEAWKQGNPRHAQDMFSIFQGTARDVSLLIDYLPSFVFPQSEYKITQNLVLGVSLGGHAAWSCILHEPRITAGVIIIGCPDYVNLMADRARLSKLPAWTSSNPPGSQFLGSEAFPVSLLDTVRKYDPASLFLSYMDMKKSVEPLRNCTLPEPTEKEKQALQPLLARCLAGKRILNLSGGIDKLVPYHRGEAFLTWLKQAVSPNGWFSNGAVTLEDVIDESAAHEVTPKMVDEAVRFISDALAANDEDLRKSGFVRESKI
- the pld3 gene encoding phospholipase D (phospholipase D1); amino-acid sequence: MTESTVHPSEMRVPENPSDRLTPGKPEPLALSNGPRLSSPFPSPTGTTGTEYSPSDNREKAEATVEENQRVANIITDENGGKSHVGETDGSWELWDGFPRAKLASLHPRRPNESLDNKQKAMSQESQTSHHGLSSRRPSVQFTGEFIENDPPAEFARSRPSSVAGDDVDADLKGKQSIFGKLKAFAASPSFVSHSRSASAATIGDSRHANHDLTTPGSERGEFRFPNTLEEEGSDIDADAEESAGEQQGRQQQQQQQQQKKKKQLRRRQENDSTPQTEPNTPKASGRPSFHLPSSFGPFENYRTNFFPRRNNGDYAQQREGVSEDEGRDRLNRDNAWRRRSAWLANTRALNSGGRPIDSQPNQDERRPSNLRRFTGMAGPSENVEGLGAPWRRHRAERGSSLSAQRWRQIKAGLKLIGQRRKTDNTVDHAKSAELLAELTSGVPAALILASMFQRDEHGSKRIPILLEQLKVRVTDSRIDSHSGDRHLVFRIELEYGSGMTRMKWIIHRTLRDFANLHLKYKLHFGTQKYIQLRNTEGAHNLPRFPRSAFPYLRGVRGLESDMEDEEDDGGYETAAEATSGNERAGKRQQSRRRSSGNISRRQSTVTNPDTENAAGASGAADAGPSKKESYPERQRKKLESYLQKLIRFLIFKPDSNRLCKFLELSALGVRLAAEGSYHGKEGYLIIQSSKGLDFRRALTPTMVKNRHSPKWFLVRHSYVVCVDSPEAMNIYDVFLIDPFFKLQTQKISIRNQKAKELAKSAKESARHPQHHTLRLENSERKLKLLARNERQLHQFEDSIRFMVNNTPWARPNRFESFAPVRRHCFAQWLVDARDHMWMVSRAINQAKDVIYIHDWWLSPELYMRRPAAISQKWRLDRLLQRKAREGVKIFVIMYRNINSAIPIDSEYSKFSLLDLHPNIFVQRSPNQFRQNTFFWAHHEKLCIIDHTLAFVGGIDLCFGRWDTPQHLLTDDKPTGFETSDGPKDADHCQLWPGKDYSNPRVQDFYDLDKPYEEMYDRNVIPRMPWHDISMHVVGQPARDLTRHFVQRWNYILRQRKPTRPTPFLLPPPDFDAADLEALGLDGTCEVQILRSSSAWSTGTSDLTEHSIMNAYVKLIEESDHFVYIENQFFVSTCEIDGRKIENLIGDALVERITRAAKNKEAWRAVIVIPLMPGFQNTVDSEGGTSVRLIMMCQYRSICRGETSIFGRLRALGIEPEDYIQFFSLRAWGKIGPQKQLVTEQLYIHAKCMIVDDRAAIIGSANINERSMLGSRDSEVASVVRDTDMIWSSMNGRPYLVGRFPHTLRMRLMREHLGIDVDELMEHSMATEEELRRIQIAEEGSKSPGDHERLDPESLMLEKQDERDMIERRHRIQDEFLSRSEDMHSFNHDVDWEQGDNPNLKSNRKLTADARVTANPEHKKDVDGYGPDHLSAALQAGLGEARDSQLLGDKSEVLVSPIASEGKGTIQQPRHCPQQEANGDNETRKASFILSDDVDDPGSVVEGLSAARNPALSGHDTESGGNGAVPSSKEKFDVTKHPHPLVADMKHVFIDKDCMRDPVIDVFYLDTWHAVAEKNTKLFRSVFRCMPDSEVKSWKEYKDYADYGERFAEMQNQHSAKAFRPAHARQTGPPGTGASLIAGGLTTKSNLLGAGPNAEGQMMGQKDQSSSEKIDLRQAANTQNHDRMRSDIAQQQKTLSSKDEKMTGLRTLDAPASGNVQNGRHDDNGSSGEDHGKQVSDPPVVDYSEALNRNATAQSRRRRRRATTLGSKREFHASDEVMDKQQAEDLLNQVQGHLILWPYDWLEKEEQGGNWLYTLDQLSPLEIYMLVT